A stretch of Caenorhabditis elegans chromosome IV DNA encodes these proteins:
- the R09E10.2 gene encoding Reverse transcriptase domain-containing protein (Partially confirmed by transcript evidence), whose translation MSRNNTQMHITSSQLEDGFPSITNNFLTVTVNFNYDPSNPSEPPTKVLEKMSDLIGQQIANLQKGKAPKANDDKSKGSMPTVEFSRTQSMTTQQSLEDDDTQRENVPLEKKKKGKYSSEYANLLVEKPTRYRLVPSKNVKVVPEDELPKKKFDKDRKRREYVEIGKLYSKEPIIDESEVLKKEKGNTKRRSKETDRAP comes from the exons ATGTCCAGGAATAACACTCAAATGCACATCACAAGCTCTCAATTAGAAGACGGATTTCCATCGATTACCAACAATTTTCTGACAGTGACAGTGAACTTCAACTACGATCCATCGAATCCTTCTGAGCCACCAACAAAAGTCCTGGAGAAGATGAGTGATCTGATTGGCCAACAGATT GCGAATCTTCAAAAGGGAAAGGCACCAAAGGCAAACGACGACAAGAGCAAAGGTTCCATGCCTACCGTTGAATTCTCTCGGACCCAGTCCATGACTACTCAACAAAGTTTGGAGGACGATGATACTCAACGAGAAAATGTTCCtcttgaaaagaaaaagaaggggAAATACAGTTCGGAGTACGCTAATCTTTTGGTGGAAAAGCCAACTCGTTACCGTTTGGTTCcatcgaaaaatgtgaaagtaGTTCCAGAAGATGAGCTCCCGAAGAAAAAGTTTGACAAGGATCGGAAGAGAAGAGAGTAcgtggaaattggaaaactgtATTCTAAAGAACCAATTATTGATGAaagtgaagttttgaaaaaggagaaagGGAATACAAAGAGAAGAAGCAAGGAGACAGACCGTGCACCTTAA
- the R09E10.1 gene encoding LEDGF domain-containing protein (Confirmed by transcript evidence): MTSPDEHSPEKKDSENEVVPAGPKQKAKCLEKETKSPPKPSDLSKAERKEKNNKTARRDVKSSRGNVKTMKPSVVKVEERSSRSKKSIREGKLKNFSLPKDEPEITALQLDAELTKSARLMEEYKIALEQIITTLVSMMRRGNGTVDMENIVSDKGQTAAEKLNKEVQLTQNYWKTDTKLQPAMNDAIAKNTVVLAAAERNLQTQGPQHLKRVKKFLYGQYPKYVDMKRDLLKIVKQQKPEAQSVRDESAQAISKFIKEKYVNAKIYASRRNSKCFRRVELFPSYIRFYLASNR; encoded by the exons ATGACAAGTCCTGATGAGCACTCACCGGAGAAGAAAGATTCAGAAAACGAAGTGGTGCCGGCGGGGCCAAAACAAAAGGCAAAGTGTCTTGAGAAGGAAACCAAATCTCCGCCGAAACCATCAGATTTATCGAAAGCTGAAAGAAAGGAAAAGAATAATAAGACTGCAAGAAGAGATGTGAAGAGTTCTCGAGGAAATGTGAAAACCATGAAGCCATCTGTTGTTAAAGTAGAAGAACGATCGTCTCGATCAAAGAAAAGTATTCGCGAAGGAAAGCTGAAAAACTTCTCCCTTCC gaaagaCGAACCCGAGATTACTGCTCTGCAACTTGACGCCGAACTTACAAAGAGTGCTCGTTTGATGGAAGAATACAAG attgccCTTGAGCAAATCATCACAACACTCGTAAGTATGATGAGACGTGGAAACGGGACGGTTGACATGGAA AACATTGTAAGCGACAAAGGACAAACGGCAGCGGAGAAGCTGAACAAGGAAGTACAGTTGACTCAAAACTATTGGAAAACGGACACAAAGTTGCAACCAGCAATGAACGAtgcaattgcaaaaaatactgTCGTTCTGGCAGCAGCTGAGAGAAATTTGCAGACTCAAGGGCCCCAACATCTCAAAAGAGTCAAGAAGTTTCTTTACGGTCAATATCCGAAG TATGTGGATATGAAGAGAGACctgctgaaaattgtcaaacagCAGAAGCCCGAAGCCCAAAGTGTTCGCGATGAAAGTGCTCAAGCGATTTCGAAGTTCATCAAGGAAAAGTATGTGAATGCCAAAATATATGCATCTCGGAGAAATTCAAAGTGCTTTCGGCGAGTTGAGC tttttccatcGTACATCCGCTTTTACTTGGCATCAAATCGCTGA